ACAACCAACAATGCTACTTATTCTAGTAAAATTGTAATTGTTGCTTTAAATTATTCTAAACCATTTACAATAGAAGGTTTAGCTACTTTTATAGAACCTCATGGTAGTGCAAACACTTCTAAAGATAGAATTCAACTTAAAAATAAAAACCATCTTATAAAAGATGGCTTATACTGTTGCGGTACAATAGCTGGTTGCAGAAGCCAGTTTGCAATTGCTGCCGGTAGTGGTGCAAGTGTAGCTACAGAAATACTTACTATTTGGAACAATAACATCCCTACAAAAATACACGACAAAGTATGATGAAAATCATATTTTAAAGTCCTTTTAATTTTTAATTTTACAATAGAAAATCAAATTCCTGAGAATTTGATAATTCTAAAGCTATTTTTAAACAACAAAGTAAAAATTACACAATTTAAAAGGATTTCAAAATGGACGTTAAAAAAAACCCAAAACAACAGTTAGAAAATTATAGCAAGATTTTCTTACAAATAGGGTTAGTGCTAACCTTATTTATTACCTACACTTTAATTGAATATAAAACATATGAAAGGAATGATTTAAAAAGCTTAGGACAAGCCAATATGATCGATGATATGAAAGAAGACATTCCTATCATAGAAATGCAAGAAGTAAAACCACCACCAAAAAACACACCTCCACCAGTTGTAGAACAAATTACAGTTGTAGAAGATGAAAAAGAAATAGAAGAAACCGTTATAGAATCTACAGAAACAGATGAAACAGAAGGTGTAATTGTAAATACAGACGATATTGTAGAGGTAGAAGAAGTAGAAGAGGTAGTAGAAGATATCCCTTTTATCTTAATTGAAAACGTACCTGTTTACCCTGGATGTAAAGGAGATAACAAAGCCTTAAAAGACTGTTTTACAAAAAAAGTAACTGAGTTTTTTGGTAGAAAGTTTGATGTTAATTTAGCTAACGAATTAGGCTTACAACCTGGTAAAAAGAAATTATTTGTAATTTTTACAATTAACAAAAAAGGTAAAATAGCAAATGTTAGAGCTAGAGGACCACACCCTAGATTAGAAAAAGAAGTAGTAGAAATTATTAGTGCCTTACCTACCATGACTCCTGGAAAACAAAGAGGAACTCCTGTTGGTGTTAGTTACAGTATCCCTATTACTTTTGAAGTTAGAATTTAAAAAATAAGGCCCAGTTTATAACTGGGTTTTATTTTTTTTCTTTAAAGAATTAAAAACTAAGAAATTCACCTATTGAAGAGCCTTACAATGTTATCTATATTTGTAGTGTAATCTTTAACAAATATTATATCTTGATTTTAGATTATTTTAAAAATAAATTAGTGTATTTAGTCCCCCATAATTATATTAATAAAAAGCTAAACTACCCCCTTGTCGTTTAGCTTTTTTTTATGCATTATTTTTTATAATAAATAAAACACTTCTTATTCTTAAGCATTTGTAATTGCTTCAATTAACTGATCGAAATCTTTTGTTTTATCAAAAAAAGTACAGACTCCGTATTTTAAACAATAACTTTTAAGCTCTATACTTACAGAAAAAACAAACA
The nucleotide sequence above comes from Polaribacter butkevichii. Encoded proteins:
- a CDS encoding NAD(P)/FAD-dependent oxidoreductase, which gives rise to MIFDVLIIGGGVSAMQCALVLGSAKNKAFAADKNIGIIMHQRASHLQDALFNNVLGLPPKTLGKDILIKGKEQLATLYPDVQQIENEKVLSVLNIKNGYQITTNNATYSSKIVIVALNYSKPFTIEGLATFIEPHGSANTSKDRIQLKNKNHLIKDGLYCCGTIAGCRSQFAIAAGSGASVATEILTIWNNNIPTKIHDKV
- a CDS encoding energy transducer TonB; translated protein: MDVKKNPKQQLENYSKIFLQIGLVLTLFITYTLIEYKTYERNDLKSLGQANMIDDMKEDIPIIEMQEVKPPPKNTPPPVVEQITVVEDEKEIEETVIESTETDETEGVIVNTDDIVEVEEVEEVVEDIPFILIENVPVYPGCKGDNKALKDCFTKKVTEFFGRKFDVNLANELGLQPGKKKLFVIFTINKKGKIANVRARGPHPRLEKEVVEIISALPTMTPGKQRGTPVGVSYSIPITFEVRI